A DNA window from Syntrophorhabdales bacterium contains the following coding sequences:
- a CDS encoding sigma-70 family RNA polymerase sigma factor, whose translation MQPSPFKEGASSKEYQRKVSSKKSPPETLAETSLWAESGDPEMDLPLTDCTEAVYLFKDTEIGGEEEPLGSLSEEGGDDELRSYIQQYMRKAGRTPLLTEQQERQIALRIEEAKKELESAGLTLPFATEELCRILSRPDRLPDRVHELDRKGECQTHIPTSELNQLLDRLKKAHEQYVAARNEFAEANLRLVISIAKRYVDRGLSFPDLVQEGNVGLMKAAEKFDWRMGHRFSTYAVWWIKQAMRRAIKEQTRTIHIPAHAMEAAQRVAHLSHKLSQDLGREPLATEIAAEMGIPAEKIREILHMIHEPVSLETPVGDEGRLIEMIEDKCASGFQEGVLFRDLAEGLDKALSSLTEREEKLIRMRFGLGDESHQHTLEEVAQTFGLTRERVRQIEAKALKKLRCHAKALKE comes from the coding sequence ATGCAACCATCGCCTTTCAAAGAAGGCGCGAGTAGTAAAGAGTATCAACGAAAAGTTTCGAGTAAAAAGTCTCCTCCCGAAACCCTCGCGGAAACGTCATTGTGGGCAGAGTCCGGCGATCCGGAAATGGATCTGCCGCTGACCGATTGCACAGAGGCGGTGTATCTGTTCAAGGATACAGAAATCGGCGGAGAGGAAGAGCCTTTGGGTAGCCTGTCAGAAGAGGGTGGGGACGATGAGTTGCGGAGCTATATACAACAGTATATGCGCAAAGCAGGCAGAACGCCGCTGCTCACCGAACAACAGGAGAGGCAGATTGCCCTGCGTATCGAAGAGGCGAAAAAAGAGCTGGAGTCCGCGGGCCTTACCCTCCCCTTCGCGACAGAGGAACTCTGCCGTATTCTTTCCCGGCCTGATAGGTTGCCGGACAGAGTGCACGAGCTTGACAGAAAAGGCGAGTGCCAAACGCATATTCCCACATCAGAATTAAATCAGCTGCTCGACCGACTGAAAAAGGCGCACGAGCAGTATGTCGCAGCGAGGAATGAATTTGCCGAAGCAAATCTGAGACTCGTCATATCGATCGCCAAGAGATACGTGGATCGCGGTCTTTCTTTTCCTGATCTTGTGCAAGAAGGAAACGTGGGTCTCATGAAGGCCGCGGAGAAATTCGATTGGAGAATGGGTCACCGATTCAGCACCTATGCAGTGTGGTGGATAAAGCAGGCTATGAGAAGAGCAATTAAAGAGCAGACGAGAACCATACATATACCAGCGCATGCCATGGAAGCAGCCCAGCGAGTCGCCCATTTGTCTCACAAACTTTCTCAGGATCTCGGAAGAGAGCCGCTTGCTACAGAAATTGCCGCGGAAATGGGTATTCCTGCAGAGAAGATCAGAGAAATCCTCCACATGATCCACGAGCCTGTCTCGCTGGAGACCCCTGTGGGCGATGAAGGCCGTCTTATCGAAATGATAGAGGACAAATGCGCGTCTGGTTTTCAGGAGGGCGTCTTGTTTCGTGATCTTGCGGAGGGTCTGGACAAAGCCTTGTCAAGCCTCACGGAGAGGGAGGAAAAATTGATCAGGATGCGGTTCGGCCTTGGCGACGAGTCTCACCAGCATACACTCGAAGAGGTGGCGCAGACTTTCGGCCTGACCCGGGAGAGGGTTCGGCAGATCGAGGCGAAGGCACTGAAGAAGTTGAGATGTCACGCAAAGGCATTGAAGGAGTAA
- a CDS encoding PAS domain S-box protein — translation MRESQKSTEESTIKKTEEKKKGRDGVPASSLVDSMTLINRSYVYEFASEAYCRSHGKSRKEIIGSSVASIWGEEDFNKFVKRYLEQCFAGNVVHYENWLEFPGVGLRCYRVTYSPYFNERGQVTHAVVASHDITDAKKEQEALEKSETQFRTILKSMHYGVYTFDTEGRFTYVNDVVAKRSGYPREWHLEKTLFDLVRTEERDMVRKNFEAAVRGEHVPPYEFAYYKPDGEIVWVHISTTAIREGGRVVGVLGLLLDVTKRRKSEEALKESEEKYRTLFENSRDAIFITDREGRHIDVNRSFLDLFGHTKEEIRELNAVDIYLSPEDLKTYVNAIEQNGFAKDFDVKLKRKDGTVMDCLVTGTTQRHPDGTIIGYQGIVRDETVKKRVEAALKDSEQKLKSILYSSPIPQFVIDKNHRVTHWNRALEVLSGIKAQHVIGTNQHWKAFYNSERPCIADLLVDEALGQMTDWYGGKFSRSQFIDGAYKATDFFQEMGSNGKWLYFTAAVIRDSRNNIVGALETLEDITHQKIAEQALRSAEAKYRSIFENAVEGIFQTTPEGQYMNVNPAYARILGYDSTGAMMEEVTDIGKQLYVKPEDRLTYKAILAEEGIIQRFETQFYRKDGSICWVSINARAVKDQSGRVLYYEGTMEDFTKSKLEIEELKKMLDERKKS, via the coding sequence ATGAGAGAGAGCCAGAAGTCAACGGAAGAATCCACAATCAAAAAAACAGAAGAAAAGAAGAAGGGACGGGACGGGGTCCCTGCAAGTAGCCTTGTCGATTCCATGACGCTTATCAACAGGTCCTACGTCTACGAATTCGCCAGCGAGGCGTATTGCCGGTCCCACGGGAAGAGCAGAAAGGAAATCATTGGGAGCAGCGTGGCCTCAATCTGGGGAGAAGAAGATTTCAACAAGTTCGTCAAGAGATACCTCGAGCAGTGTTTTGCGGGCAACGTGGTCCACTATGAAAACTGGCTGGAGTTCCCGGGAGTGGGGCTCAGATGCTACCGCGTAACGTACTCTCCCTATTTCAACGAGCGTGGCCAGGTCACACATGCCGTGGTCGCCTCGCACGACATCACCGATGCAAAAAAAGAGCAAGAGGCCCTGGAAAAGAGCGAAACCCAGTTCAGAACGATCCTGAAGAGTATGCATTATGGCGTCTACACATTTGATACAGAGGGACGTTTCACGTACGTGAACGACGTGGTGGCAAAGCGATCCGGTTACCCGCGCGAGTGGCACCTTGAAAAGACCTTGTTTGACCTGGTCCGGACTGAGGAAAGGGACATGGTTCGGAAGAACTTTGAGGCTGCGGTGCGGGGCGAGCATGTGCCTCCCTACGAATTTGCCTACTACAAGCCGGACGGCGAAATAGTATGGGTTCATATCAGTACGACGGCCATACGGGAGGGAGGGCGCGTAGTAGGGGTACTCGGCCTTCTCCTGGATGTCACCAAGAGGAGGAAATCGGAGGAGGCCCTCAAGGAAAGCGAGGAAAAGTACAGGACACTTTTTGAAAACTCCAGGGATGCTATCTTCATCACCGACCGGGAAGGAAGGCATATCGACGTGAACCGCTCATTCCTGGATCTCTTCGGACACACGAAAGAGGAGATACGAGAGCTGAATGCTGTGGATATATACCTCAGCCCTGAAGACCTAAAAACATACGTGAACGCCATTGAACAAAACGGCTTCGCGAAGGATTTTGACGTGAAGTTAAAGAGAAAAGACGGAACGGTGATGGACTGTCTCGTCACGGGAACCACACAACGGCACCCTGACGGCACCATCATCGGATACCAGGGCATCGTCCGGGACGAAACAGTGAAGAAGCGCGTGGAGGCAGCCCTCAAGGACAGCGAGCAGAAGTTGAAGAGCATCCTTTACAGCTCCCCCATTCCCCAGTTCGTCATTGACAAGAATCACCGCGTCACCCACTGGAACAGAGCCCTCGAGGTCTTAAGCGGCATCAAGGCCCAACACGTTATAGGCACGAATCAACACTGGAAAGCTTTCTACAACAGCGAAAGGCCTTGCATCGCCGACCTGCTGGTGGATGAAGCGCTTGGGCAGATGACTGACTGGTACGGAGGAAAATTCAGCAGGTCGCAGTTCATAGACGGTGCGTACAAGGCAACGGACTTCTTCCAGGAAATGGGCTCTAACGGAAAATGGCTCTACTTCACCGCTGCAGTGATTCGCGATTCCAGGAACAACATCGTGGGAGCGCTGGAAACGCTGGAAGATATAACACACCAGAAAATCGCCGAACAGGCTCTCCGCAGCGCTGAAGCGAAGTACCGCAGTATTTTCGAAAATGCGGTTGAAGGCATCTTCCAGACGACGCCTGAGGGACAGTATATGAACGTCAACCCGGCCTACGCCCGGATCCTGGGGTATGATTCCACTGGGGCAATGATGGAGGAGGTCACGGACATCGGCAAACAACTCTATGTGAAGCCGGAAGACAGATTGACGTACAAGGCCATCCTCGCGGAGGAAGGTATCATCCAGAGATTCGAGACACAGTTTTACCGGAAAGACGGAAGCATATGCTGGGTGTCGATAAATGCACGCGCTGTGAAGGACCAATCAGGCAGGGTCCTTTACTACGAAGGAACGATGGAAGATTTCACCAAGAGCAAACTGGAAATCGAAGAGCTCAAGAAAATGCTCGATGAGAGAAAGAAATCATAA